The following proteins come from a genomic window of Acinetobacter baumannii:
- the surA1 gene encoding surface antigen protein 1, which translates to MTDQNTDHAQLVAGDHNYSDSRWRESYLTRPYYQEAQLTTPDLDYDRDFSAAYELGHRARSESKEGTQFEDMEGSLQQKWEELKAESRLKWEHAKQAIKDAWDDM; encoded by the coding sequence ATGACAGATCAAAATACAGATCATGCTCAATTGGTAGCTGGCGATCATAACTATTCTGACTCTCGCTGGCGCGAAAGCTATCTTACTCGACCTTATTATCAAGAAGCGCAATTAACTACACCAGATCTAGATTATGATCGTGATTTCTCTGCAGCTTATGAACTTGGTCATCGAGCTCGTTCTGAATCTAAAGAAGGAACTCAGTTTGAAGATATGGAAGGCAGCTTGCAGCAAAAATGGGAAGAACTAAAAGCTGAGTCCCGCCTAAAATGGGAACACGCTAAACAAGCGATTAAAGATGCATGGGATGATATGTAA
- a CDS encoding CinA family protein, whose translation MFNKCCELLAKEKIKIAFFESASAGYLAYRFSLSPYSGDILIGSLVSYDLRVKENTLHISEELIEKYTAESMQVTVEMINKGKELLHADLYVACTGLLKKGGSETPEKPVGTFFYSIYYKNNFYNFRRVLRGPAFLKLRKLIYYVTQDIKLIILEDKRR comes from the coding sequence ATGTTCAATAAATGTTGCGAATTATTAGCAAAGGAAAAAATTAAAATTGCATTTTTTGAAAGTGCCTCTGCGGGCTACCTTGCTTATCGTTTCTCTTTAAGTCCTTATTCAGGCGATATTCTGATTGGAAGCCTTGTGAGTTACGACCTTCGCGTAAAGGAAAATACCTTACATATTTCAGAAGAGCTTATTGAAAAATATACTGCAGAATCAATGCAAGTAACTGTTGAAATGATTAATAAAGGTAAAGAACTTTTACATGCTGACCTGTATGTTGCCTGCACAGGTCTTTTGAAAAAAGGCGGCTCTGAAACACCAGAAAAACCTGTAGGTACTTTCTTTTACTCAATATATTATAAAAATAATTTTTATAATTTTAGACGTGTTTTAAGGGGGCCTGCCTTTTTAAAACTAAGAAAGTTGATTTACTATGTTACTCAAGATATAAAACTTATTATATTAGAAGACAAAAGGCGTTAA
- a CDS encoding iron-containing redox enzyme family protein, translating to MPVVVKKRLLDLLQDNQQNYYELFVFFLDPDVSSFEKEKKARDFLAKEIDKLEMKEIDFPSDINLIKAWCENDNKKNCQEFQAYLNRRQSGQDREYFKNVAQAFEFLIKVSPTKKVDGAWLYSSVHYWNDPIFHELIITYLEELGLGEPKANHVCIYDDLLRSLGLDSFDLLLEDEYYHQAVVQLALGYAPPEFIPEIVGFNLGYEQLPLHLLISNYELAELGIDSKYFNLHITIDNIDNGHAYKAIKVIEDIYNKYRDKELFLTKLKHGFALNNHGVSSSNIIKNLNTEDFVHRIFKRKALVGQLIHNETRQFGCKTINQWLSNPDDIAGLITHLTDHKWIKFNTDPEQSVFWRMINEENGKMFGVFNPVERQIIHDWIAGSDHSSSFLAYSRELKNSQRIQDYLFSYISDGELDALQERVQQSNDLAIKICKLTPFLAPDSHHKSIGLWSTRKYVELLFPYLGTFKN from the coding sequence ATGCCTGTTGTAGTGAAAAAACGATTATTAGACTTATTACAAGATAATCAACAAAATTATTATGAATTGTTTGTTTTTTTCCTTGATCCTGATGTTTCTAGCTTTGAGAAAGAGAAAAAGGCTAGAGATTTTCTTGCTAAAGAGATAGATAAACTAGAGATGAAGGAAATAGATTTTCCTTCGGATATCAATTTGATTAAGGCATGGTGTGAAAACGATAATAAAAAAAATTGTCAGGAATTTCAGGCGTATTTAAATCGTAGACAATCTGGTCAAGATAGAGAGTATTTTAAGAACGTCGCTCAGGCATTTGAGTTTTTAATAAAGGTGTCTCCAACCAAAAAAGTAGACGGTGCATGGCTATATAGCTCAGTGCATTATTGGAATGATCCTATTTTTCATGAATTAATTATTACTTATCTCGAAGAGCTTGGGTTAGGTGAGCCAAAAGCAAACCATGTCTGTATCTATGATGACCTTTTACGCAGTCTAGGGCTAGACAGTTTCGATCTGCTTTTAGAAGACGAGTATTATCATCAAGCAGTTGTGCAGCTTGCTCTGGGTTATGCGCCTCCTGAGTTTATTCCCGAGATTGTGGGTTTTAATTTAGGCTATGAGCAGTTACCACTGCATCTTTTAATTTCCAATTATGAGCTTGCTGAATTAGGTATTGATTCTAAATACTTTAATCTTCATATCACTATCGACAATATTGACAATGGTCATGCCTATAAAGCCATTAAAGTTATTGAAGATATTTATAATAAATATAGAGATAAAGAACTATTCTTGACCAAGCTAAAACATGGTTTTGCCCTTAATAATCATGGGGTATCCTCTTCAAACATTATAAAAAATTTAAATACTGAAGACTTTGTCCATAGAATTTTCAAAAGAAAGGCGCTTGTCGGTCAGTTAATTCATAACGAAACCAGACAGTTTGGGTGCAAGACCATTAATCAATGGTTATCCAATCCCGATGACATTGCAGGTTTAATCACTCATTTAACTGATCACAAATGGATTAAGTTTAATACCGACCCTGAACAGAGCGTATTCTGGCGAATGATTAATGAAGAAAATGGAAAAATGTTTGGGGTGTTTAACCCTGTAGAGCGCCAAATTATTCATGACTGGATTGCTGGTAGTGATCATTCTTCTAGCTTCTTGGCATACAGCAGAGAACTAAAGAATAGCCAGCGTATTCAGGACTATTTATTTAGTTATATCTCGGATGGCGAACTTGATGCACTACAAGAGCGCGTCCAACAATCAAATGACCTTGCCATAAAAATTTGTAAACTTACTCCGTTTCTTGCCCCAGATTCTCATCATAAAAGTATTGGTCTTTGGAGTACTCGTAAATACGTAGAACTCCTTTTTCCTTATTTAGGTACGTTTAAAAACTAG